The following DNA comes from Mucilaginibacter jinjuensis.
AATATTACCTGCCATCATACAACGTAAGTAATGCTTCGCTAATATATAAGTTCCTGACACATAGTGTGCCCGTGAATGCTTCATTTGAGGTCAACAACCTTTTTAATGAGCGTTACGTAGTGCTTTACAGTTACCCGATGCCTGGCCGATCGTACAGATTATCTTTTCAAATAACAATTTAATCATATCAAAATGAAACACTTTAAACTTAAAAATTTCTTATTCGCGATTGTTACAACGGCAGCGTTGTCATCGTGCCATAAAGACAAAAATGATGTAACACCAACTACACCCATTGCGCAAGTGGCCGGTGTTTATGTTTTAAACCAGGGCGGAAGCACAGGTAGCATTACCTATTACGATTACACAACCAAAGTAACAACACCAGATATTTATACAACAGCAAACGGCGCTGGGGTTGGGAGCCTTCCAAACGATTTGAAAGTATATGGATCTAAAATGTATATCGTTGTAGATAAGTCTAAGGTTATTAATGTGGTTAACCCTAAAACAGCCAAGTTAATTAAGCAAATTTCTTTTGGTGATAGCGAACCACGCAGCATTGCCTTCTACAAAAACAATGCATTTGTTACCTCTTACGATGGTACAGTTGCCGTTATAGATACTGCTGCTTTAACCATAAGCAAACATATTACAGTGGGATCTTATCCGGAACAATTGGTGGTGTCAAACAATAAATTGTACGTAGCAAACTCTGGTGGTTTGGCCGTAACTTACGATAAAACAGTATCAGTTATTGATTTAACTTCTTTAGCAGTAACTAAAACTATTAATGTAATTATTAACCCGGTAGCGATTGGGGCTGACAACTATGGCCATGTTTATGTTATTTCAAATGGAGATTATGCTTCTGTTATGCCTGGCATAAGTATTATTGACAATACTGCAGATGTAGCAACCTCACAAACTACTGTAGATGTAGGTTACGGTTCTCCATTTGTGGTTAGTGGTGATAACGGTTATTACCTGAGTGGTACTGGCAAAGTTGTTGTGTACAACACCAAAACACAAGCTATTAGCAGCGCCAATTTTATTACAGATGGTACAAAATTAACAGCTGCTTATGGCCTTGCTGCTAATAGCACCACAGGCGAGGTATTTGTAACAGACGCTAAAGATTATTCATCAAACGGTACTTTGTATGCTTTTGACAAAAACGGTAAACAGGAATATACCATTACAGTGGGTATTAATCCTGCTAATATTGTGTTTGTAAACAAGTAGTTTTTATTTCGTTCGATAATCAGTAAATTTGTTTACCAATATTATACAATGTCGCAACAACAGAAAATCAATATCAGAAACGCAGTTTTAATCCTCATGATTATTGCTGCCGCAGCAATGCGCCTGGTAAGTTATAAATATCAGGTGTTAAGCAATTTTACACCCGTAGGCGCTATCGCCATTTTTGGTGGCACCTATTTTAACGATAAGTGGAAAGCGTACCTGGTGCCATTTGCGGCGCTTTTTGTAAGCGATCTCATCATCAATTACATGTACTTCTCTAAACTGGTTTGGTACAGCAGTTCGTTATGGATGTATGCCAGTTTCTTTGCTATGGTGTTTTTTGGTAGCCTGATTAAAAAAGTAAATTTTGGTACTGTAGTGTTAGCATCTGTAGGGGGCATACTTGTACACTGGTTGCTAACCGACATCGACCCATGGTTAAACGGAACAACGTATGCTAAAGGTATTAACGGTTATTTCCAATCGCTGATAGCAGCTGTTCCGTTTGAGAAAAATATGATCCTGGGCGATCTGGTTTTCGGACTAATACTGTTCGGAGGCTTTGAACTGGCTAAGAGCAAATACACTGTGTTACGCAACGAGCCTAAATTGGCCACAGCTTAATCAGATAAATAAACGAAATTTAAAAGCGATGAGTGATCATCGCTTTTTTTATGAATAACAATTAGCTATGAAACAAAAGTTAGTGGTATTAACCGGCGCGGGCATCAGCGCAGAAAGCGGGCTGAAAACCTTTCGTGACAGTGATGGCTTGTGGGAGGGATACAATATTGAAGATGTAGCCACCCCCGAAGCCTGGGCGCGTAACCCGGCCATGGTGCAGGATTTTTACAACCAGCGCCGTAAATCGGTATTGGAGGCCAAACCTAATGCAGCACATTATGCCCTGGCTAAATTGGAAGAGCAATTCGACGTAACCATCATCACCCAAAATATCGACGATCTGCATGAACGTGCCGGATCAAGCAATGTGCTGCATTTGCACGGTATCATCACCCGTTCGCAATCGAGCCTGAATCCACAATTAACTTACCCGATAGTAGGCTGGGAGATAGGTATGGACGAAGTTTGCGAACTCGGCTCGCCGCTACGTGCACATGTAGTTTGGTTTGGCGAAGCTGTGCCTATGATTGAGCCAGCGGCAGAAATTTGTCATTCGGCAGATCTGTTTATCCTCATTGGTTCATCATTAGCGGTTTACCCGGCTGCAGGATTAATCAATTACGTACCTCGTAAAACGCCTAAATATATTGTCGATCCGGTAATACCGGATGTATCCTTATCAGGAATAATTAAGATTAAAGCTAAAGCAACTGAAAGTGTACCTGCCTTGGTAGAGGAGTTATTGGCAGGCGTGTAAAGGGTGGAATGTTCCACATTGGCAGCAAAATGACTTTTAGGTATAGTTATCCCAACCCGTCATTGCGAGGTACGAAGCAATCGCGAACTATACAGAACCGCTCTGTAAATCGGGGATTGCTTCGTACCTCGCAATGACGGGTTGGGTTATTTTTGCAGTCTTACAACTCATAAACCAATCCCTTTTCAGGAATCACAACCGGATAATCCTCAGCTTCTAATCCCGCGGCAAAAGCTTCCATACTTTGTGGATCACCATGTACCAGGAATATTTGCTTCAATTTGGCCTTATCCTGCTGTTTAACGGTGTTCATTAAATCTTCGTGATCTCCGTGGGCACTGAATAGGTCTGTCTGTTTGATAGTCGCATACACGGCTAATTCGCGGTCTTTAATGTGCACGATAGGATCGCCACGTAATAAGCGATGGCCTAAAGTTCCTTTAGCACAATAACCGATGAAAAGGATGGTGCAGTAGTAATTTTGAATATTATAAAACAAGTGGTCCTGGATCCGGCCACCCTCCAGCATACCTGCTGATGATATGATAATGCAGGGTTCAAAATAATTTGAAATATCCCGGCTATCTTTTAGGTTCTCGATATAAGTAAGGTTGTCAAATTCAAATTCGTCACCTTTTCTATTGTAGAAATCATGGGCCTCCTCATTCAACAAACTATGAAATTTGCGGAATGTCTGGGTTGAGCGCATGGCCAGCGGACTATCAACAAATACTTTAACAGGCGGCAGTAAACCACTGCTAAAGATCTTGTTAAGCGAGTAAACCAATGATTGCGTACGCCCAATACTAAAGGCCGGGATAATTAACCTGCCGGTTTCTTTAATACAAGCTTTATCGATGGTCTCCACCAAAACCTCTTCAACGGTTTTACCTTTGGTATGATAACGACCTCCGTAGGTCGATTCTGTAACCAGATAATCAACCGGAGGGATAACCTCCGGGTCGTTCAGTACCGGGTAATTCTTGCGGCCAATATCGCCCGTAAAGGCAATAGATTTTTCAACGCCATTATCATTGATCTTCAATACAGCAGCGGCTGCGCCTAAAAGGTGGCCAACGGATATAAAGGTTAGCTCGATATTACCTGTCAATCTGAATGGGCGGTTAAAGCCAATAGTAACAAAACGGTCAACCGTATCCATTACATGCTTGTGCAGGTACAATGGCTGGCTGCTACCGTGGTTGTGATGCTTGCCACGGCCACGTTTGCGGCTGCCTTGTGCTTTGTTCATAAATATGCTCACCGAGTCCATCATCAGCATTTCGGCTAAATCGGCAGTAGGTGGGGTGCATAAAATCTGACCATTGAAGCCTAAACGCACTAAGGTTGGCAGGTTGCCGGAATGATCGATGTGGGCGTGAGTTAAAATCACCACATCAATTTCTTCGGGCCTGAAAGGAAAGTTTTCGTTAGAGATAGTGCTACGTTCGCGTTCATAATCGAGCCCGCAGTCTATCAATATTTTATATCCGGCAACATCAAGCAAATGCATGCTCCCTGTTACCTGACGGGCTGCCCCGTGTATGGTTAATTTCATTCTGTAAGTTGGACGTATTACGTTGTACGTTTAAACACGTTAACTATCCCTAAGTTTTAATATAAGTTTGATGTAATATAACACGTTTATATTTAGCAGCAAAATGTTGTTGTAAGGAGTTAAACGTCAAACGTATAACGTCCTACGTACAACATTCTACGCTTCTAATTGCAGTTGACTTAAATAACGGTACAGGCCTGTTTCATTGTGCATTAACTCTGCATGGCTACCGGTTTCGGTGATGGTACCTTTGTCTAAAACGATAATTTTATCTGCTTCGCGAATGGTTGATAAGCGGTGAGCAATGATGATTGATGTACGGTCTTTCATCAATACTTCCAAAGCTTCCTGTACCAAACGTTCTGATTCAGAATCTAATGATGATGTAGCCTCATCCAAAATTAAGATAGATGGGTTTCTCAATAAAGCCCTTGCAATGGCAATACGCTGGCGCTGGCCGCCTGATAGTTTAACACCACGTTCGCCAACCAAAGTGTCATAACCTTCAGGGAAGTTACTGATAAAATTATGTGCATTAGCTTTCTTAGCAGCCTCAATAACTTCTTCACGGTTCGAACCCAATTTACCGTAAGCAATGTTTTCTAATATACTTCCGCCAAACAATAACACATCCTGAGGAACAATAGCAACCTGGTTACGGATGTCAGTCAATGCAAACTCATCAGCCGGTTTACCATCAAAAGTAATATTTCCGTTTTGCGGATGATAGAATTGCAGGATCAGCGAGGCCATAGTTGATTTACCTGAGCCACTTGGGCCTACAATGGCAATCTTTTGTCCAGCTGCGGCATCAAAAGAAACGCCTTTAAGCACTTCAATTTCGGGACGGGAAGGGTAGTGGAAGTTTACATTATTGAAGCTGATGTTGCCGTCAATTCTCTTTTTAACTTTATTTTCTTCTGCGTCGATTGATACTTCTTCGCCTTCTTCGGCCAGTATTTCTAATACACGTTCGCTCGAGCCTACTGCCTTTTGGATGTTAGCATACAAATCTGGCAAACTACCCATTGCGGCACTGATAAAGGCAGCATAAACAATAAAGGTTGTCAGTTTACCAAAGGTAAATCCATTATCATGAATGGATACCAAATACGAGCCGTACCAGATCTCACCAAAAATAGTCCCGAATAAACAGAATACAATAAATGCCCCGAATAAGCCGCGATATTTAGAACCTTTAATAGCTAAATTAACTACATCGCGCAGGTTTTTATCATAACGTGCAGCCTCAAAAGCTTCGTTTACAAACGCCTTAACGTTGGCTATGCCTTGCAGGGTTTCTTCAACAATGGTATTAGAATCGGCCAGTTTATCCTGCGCCTGGCGTGATAGCTTACGGATAAATTTGCCGAAGAATATAGCTGTTGCAATTAAAAACGGTAATACGATTAACAGGGCGAAAGTTAATTTGATAGATACCACCATCAACAAAATGATACCACCAACTAAGATGATGATCTGGCGGATAGCCTCGGCAATTGTAGTAGTTAAGGTGTCCTGTATCTGCGATAGATCGGCTGAAATACGGCTGTTTAATTCGCCAACCCGACGGTTAGAGAAGAAGTTCATCGGCAGTGTAATCAGCTTAAAATAAGTATCGCGACGGATATCGGCCAGTGATTTCTCGGCCACCTGCACAAACCAGGTAATGCGGAAATAAGATACAAAGGCCTGTACAAATAGCACGGCTATAGCAACCTCACCAATAGTAGTTAAGTTGGCAGGCATAAAAGCGTAACGTTGTTTACCTTGTGCAGCATCGATCAAAGCCCCAAAGAAACCCGGAAATGCCAAGCCGGTTAAGCTTGATAGTACCAGGAAAATAAGGCCGCCTATAAATTTGGCTTTGTATGGTTTAATATAACTTAAAAGCTTGCCGATGTTCTGCAGGCTTTGTTTATTTAATTTTGCTTTTGGTAACTCTTTCTCAGCAGCGTTTCCGCTGTTTAATCTTTGTCGCGCCATTTGTAATTCAAAGCAGCTAAATTACGTTAAATCGCACGTTTTTTGGCCTTGATCCATAAAATTGACGTTACAATGAACAGTATCAACGAGATAATTAGCCAGAACTTCAGTTTTGCTTCAGTTTTATCTGCGTTTTGTACGGTCATTTTCATCTTTTCGTTCTGATCGCGCAGCTTATTGATGGTACTCATGTAGGCCAGTGAGTTATCTTCCGTTTCTTTTACCTTGGTTTGGATGGTTTGCTGCTGAAAATTGCGGTAATCGAGCTGGTTGTTTTTGAGTGTTAGCAGCACTTTAGTCTGCTGCAAAATATCATTGTCGGTGTGTACAATATCCATCAGAATATCATTCGAGCGCCGGATGTCTTTCTTGGTCTGCATCCCAAAAATGCCGGAATGATGGCTCAGGCTGGCATCATACTGGCCAAATTTAGCGGCACGTGCAGCCAGCATATCATTAATTTTTTTACGCTGATTCTGATAAGCAAGCGAATCGGCATTGGGCTGGGCATATACCATACCACAAGCCAGGCAGATGGCTGCCAGCAACAAAAGTTTTTTCATAAGCAAGAGGGTTAGATTATTGAAAATCTATAATCACGCTGTCACCGAGATTTAAACCTAATAACCCGCTTGCATTGCCTTTGTTTATGGCAATTTCTAAATGGTCGCTAATGCCGAATAAACAAAGCTTTTCGCCTTCGGGTACTTCATTGTAGTGCCAGCTCAAATGGGTAATGGTTTCGTTACGCTTAAAGTAAAGGGTAAAGCGGCGGCCGTGCTGCACTTTGTTAAAGAAATCTTTCGTGATATTAGTGATCACGTTCTGGAAAGAGTCGATATAAATGACCACACCTTTAATGAGGTTTCGCTCA
Coding sequences within:
- a CDS encoding DUF5074 domain-containing protein; the protein is MKHFKLKNFLFAIVTTAALSSCHKDKNDVTPTTPIAQVAGVYVLNQGGSTGSITYYDYTTKVTTPDIYTTANGAGVGSLPNDLKVYGSKMYIVVDKSKVINVVNPKTAKLIKQISFGDSEPRSIAFYKNNAFVTSYDGTVAVIDTAALTISKHITVGSYPEQLVVSNNKLYVANSGGLAVTYDKTVSVIDLTSLAVTKTINVIINPVAIGADNYGHVYVISNGDYASVMPGISIIDNTADVATSQTTVDVGYGSPFVVSGDNGYYLSGTGKVVVYNTKTQAISSANFITDGTKLTAAYGLAANSTTGEVFVTDAKDYSSNGTLYAFDKNGKQEYTITVGINPANIVFVNK
- a CDS encoding DUF6580 family putative transport protein, whose amino-acid sequence is MSQQQKINIRNAVLILMIIAAAAMRLVSYKYQVLSNFTPVGAIAIFGGTYFNDKWKAYLVPFAALFVSDLIINYMYFSKLVWYSSSLWMYASFFAMVFFGSLIKKVNFGTVVLASVGGILVHWLLTDIDPWLNGTTYAKGINGYFQSLIAAVPFEKNMILGDLVFGLILFGGFELAKSKYTVLRNEPKLATA
- a CDS encoding SIR2 family NAD-dependent protein deacylase, which encodes MKQKLVVLTGAGISAESGLKTFRDSDGLWEGYNIEDVATPEAWARNPAMVQDFYNQRRKSVLEAKPNAAHYALAKLEEQFDVTIITQNIDDLHERAGSSNVLHLHGIITRSQSSLNPQLTYPIVGWEIGMDEVCELGSPLRAHVVWFGEAVPMIEPAAEICHSADLFILIGSSLAVYPAAGLINYVPRKTPKYIVDPVIPDVSLSGIIKIKAKATESVPALVEELLAGV
- a CDS encoding MBL fold metallo-hydrolase RNA specificity domain-containing protein produces the protein MKLTIHGAARQVTGSMHLLDVAGYKILIDCGLDYERERSTISNENFPFRPEEIDVVILTHAHIDHSGNLPTLVRLGFNGQILCTPPTADLAEMLMMDSVSIFMNKAQGSRKRGRGKHHNHGSSQPLYLHKHVMDTVDRFVTIGFNRPFRLTGNIELTFISVGHLLGAAAAVLKINDNGVEKSIAFTGDIGRKNYPVLNDPEVIPPVDYLVTESTYGGRYHTKGKTVEEVLVETIDKACIKETGRLIIPAFSIGRTQSLVYSLNKIFSSGLLPPVKVFVDSPLAMRSTQTFRKFHSLLNEEAHDFYNRKGDEFEFDNLTYIENLKDSRDISNYFEPCIIISSAGMLEGGRIQDHLFYNIQNYYCTILFIGYCAKGTLGHRLLRGDPIVHIKDRELAVYATIKQTDLFSAHGDHEDLMNTVKQQDKAKLKQIFLVHGDPQSMEAFAAGLEAEDYPVVIPEKGLVYEL
- a CDS encoding ABC transporter ATP-binding protein, producing MARQRLNSGNAAEKELPKAKLNKQSLQNIGKLLSYIKPYKAKFIGGLIFLVLSSLTGLAFPGFFGALIDAAQGKQRYAFMPANLTTIGEVAIAVLFVQAFVSYFRITWFVQVAEKSLADIRRDTYFKLITLPMNFFSNRRVGELNSRISADLSQIQDTLTTTIAEAIRQIIILVGGIILLMVVSIKLTFALLIVLPFLIATAIFFGKFIRKLSRQAQDKLADSNTIVEETLQGIANVKAFVNEAFEAARYDKNLRDVVNLAIKGSKYRGLFGAFIVFCLFGTIFGEIWYGSYLVSIHDNGFTFGKLTTFIVYAAFISAAMGSLPDLYANIQKAVGSSERVLEILAEEGEEVSIDAEENKVKKRIDGNISFNNVNFHYPSRPEIEVLKGVSFDAAAGQKIAIVGPSGSGKSTMASLILQFYHPQNGNITFDGKPADEFALTDIRNQVAIVPQDVLLFGGSILENIAYGKLGSNREEVIEAAKKANAHNFISNFPEGYDTLVGERGVKLSGGQRQRIAIARALLRNPSILILDEATSSLDSESERLVQEALEVLMKDRTSIIIAHRLSTIREADKIIVLDKGTITETGSHAELMHNETGLYRYLSQLQLEA